From one Oncorhynchus keta strain PuntledgeMale-10-30-2019 chromosome 30, Oket_V2, whole genome shotgun sequence genomic stretch:
- the LOC118363496 gene encoding signal-transducing adaptor protein 1-like isoform X1, with product MAESPVGVYKRRDTITALPLYYSGHLLKKYTGEKDFKKCYGELRGSTIFLYTDQMHDTYSEKLDLQMLKSMVMDAPYQKNRSTIYTLTLSNEEVQLKVDNPNTGEEWRGFIMTVATREIPSKLQLLPGQILRLEEVLSEEQKRQAACSPLLTTTYPIHPSSSPGNTHDNTLNGIPLCFFPVSRQKAEKMLKENTEYGNIILRPSTDNTNYAITLRQDNPSGPVMKSYKVLSIDTGFVIELNSPVTVPSLAAVLDHFLMETEFRLQPYLVPQTYDTCIELPPEKPTLPSKTVPRARVAPMIHTQSPAGDIPPSYPIPLIPTKATEAGNEYQDADDISDPEPKDLHQELRIAVQRRKEQIYTGSPFLRPIQK from the exons ATGGCAGAATCTCCTGTAGGGGTGTacaagaggagggacaccatcaCAGCTCTACCTCTGTACTATTCCGGACACCTGCTGAAGAAATACACTGGAGAGAAA GACTTCAAGAAATGTTATGGAGAGCTCCGTGGATCTACAATCTTTCTGTACACAGACCAGATGCACGACACA TACTCAGAGAAACTGGACCTTCAGATGTTGAAGTCGATGGTGATGGATGCTCCCTATCAAAAGAACAGGTCGACCATCTACACTCTCACCCTGTCCAATGAGGAAGTGCAGCTTAAG GTGGATAACCCcaacacaggagaggagtggagaggtttCATCATGACTGTGGCCACT AGGGAGATCCCCAGTAAGCTGCAGCTGCTCCCAGGTCAGATACTGAGGCTGGAAGAGGTTCTGTCTGAGGAGCAGAAGAGACAGGCCGCCTGTTCTCCTCTGCTTACCACCACCTAccctatccatccctcctcctccccaggcaACACACATGACAACACCCTCAATGGAATCCCCCT ctgTTTCTTCCCCGTGTCTCGTCAGAAGGCAGAGAAGATGTTGAAAGAGAACACAGAGTACGGCAACATCATCCTCCGTCCCTCGACCGACAACACTAACTACGCCATCACCTTGAGACAGGACAACCCCAG TGGCCCGGTGATGAAGAGCTACAAAGTGCTTTCCATAGACACAGGATTCGTCATAGAACTCAATTCCCCG GTGACTGTCCCTTCCCTGGCGGCGGTGCTAGACCACTTCCTGATGGAGACAGAGTTCCGTCTGCAACCATACCTGGTTCCGCAGACCTACGACACCTGCATTG AGCTGCCACCCGAAAAGCCCACTTTGCCATCCAAAACAGTCCCGAGGGCAAGAGTGGCACCGATGATCCACACACAGTCCCCGGCGGGGGacatccctccctcctatccCATACCCCTAATTCCAACCAAAGCCACGGAGGCAGGGAATGAATATCAGGACGCAGATGACATATCAG ACCCCGAACCTAAAGATCTGCATCAGGAGCTTCGCATAGCAGTACAGAGGAGGAAGGAACAGATCTACACTGGGTCACCGTTTTTACGCCCTATACAAAAATAA
- the LOC118363496 gene encoding signal-transducing adaptor protein 1-like isoform X2 — protein MAESPVGVYKRRDTITALPLYYSGHLLKKYTGEKDFKKCYGELRGSTIFLYTDQMHDTYSEKLDLQMLKSMVMDAPYQKNRSTIYTLTLSNEEVQLKVDNPNTGEEWRGFIMTVATREIPSKLQLLPGQILRLEEVLSEEQKRQAACSPLLTTTYPIHPSSSPGNTHDNTLNGIPLCFFPVSRQKAEKMLKENTEYGNIILRPSTDNTNYAITLRQDNPSGPVMKSYKVLSIDTGFVIELNSPVTVPSLAAVLDHFLMETEFRLQPYLVPQTYDTCIV, from the exons ATGGCAGAATCTCCTGTAGGGGTGTacaagaggagggacaccatcaCAGCTCTACCTCTGTACTATTCCGGACACCTGCTGAAGAAATACACTGGAGAGAAA GACTTCAAGAAATGTTATGGAGAGCTCCGTGGATCTACAATCTTTCTGTACACAGACCAGATGCACGACACA TACTCAGAGAAACTGGACCTTCAGATGTTGAAGTCGATGGTGATGGATGCTCCCTATCAAAAGAACAGGTCGACCATCTACACTCTCACCCTGTCCAATGAGGAAGTGCAGCTTAAG GTGGATAACCCcaacacaggagaggagtggagaggtttCATCATGACTGTGGCCACT AGGGAGATCCCCAGTAAGCTGCAGCTGCTCCCAGGTCAGATACTGAGGCTGGAAGAGGTTCTGTCTGAGGAGCAGAAGAGACAGGCCGCCTGTTCTCCTCTGCTTACCACCACCTAccctatccatccctcctcctccccaggcaACACACATGACAACACCCTCAATGGAATCCCCCT ctgTTTCTTCCCCGTGTCTCGTCAGAAGGCAGAGAAGATGTTGAAAGAGAACACAGAGTACGGCAACATCATCCTCCGTCCCTCGACCGACAACACTAACTACGCCATCACCTTGAGACAGGACAACCCCAG TGGCCCGGTGATGAAGAGCTACAAAGTGCTTTCCATAGACACAGGATTCGTCATAGAACTCAATTCCCCG GTGACTGTCCCTTCCCTGGCGGCGGTGCTAGACCACTTCCTGATGGAGACAGAGTTCCGTCTGCAACCATACCTGGTTCCGCAGACCTACGACACCTGCATTG TGTAA
- the LOC118363495 gene encoding ankyrin repeat domain-containing protein 13D-like isoform X2: MAQEAFPLHFLVWNNQYIELERELQQNEENVERLDPRGRTPLELAVCLGHLESTRVLLRHCADPTHCNAQSWTILQEAVSTGDPELCQLVLQYRDFKRATERLAGIPELLNKLRLARDFYVEMKWEFTSWVPLVSKVCPSDVYRVWKSGSCLRVDTTLLGFEHMTWLKGRRSYIFKGEENGAMVMEVDHDKQVVYTEPLSLSPRDAPSLLAAMLPTQENTAQRLTSPIVSTHLNTRNIAFERNKSGIWGWRSEKSEAVSGYEAKVYSATNVELVTRSRTEHLSDQDKSKSKGTKTPLQSFLGIAEQHTAHNGSNVCQYASPHNPTAITAEEYFDPEFQLNERDIGRPVELTSKVQRFKAHLWLSEAHPLSLAEQVTPIIDLMAISNAHFAKLRDFITLSLPPGFPVKIEIPLFHVLNARVTFSNLCGCDDPVSSVTVHTPEEAPEAGQAPPPFHCEVDPSVFQPPPDYTTLGPGRSEPMRDEDDNLLQFAIQQSLLDAGTESDQSPLYEDDSQLERVIQESMSISLAGGEEGDPASPLSVSPSDPGANSPPSYSSVAEPRMPGAFSVVNSFDEQLRIAMELSCREQEKMDRVRQQEAEELERILQLSLLEK, from the exons ATGGCTCAAGAGGCGTTTCCTTTACATTTTCTGGTTTGGAACAACCAATACATTGAGCTTGAACGGGAACTACAGCAAAACGAG GAGAATGTGGAGCGTTTAGATCCGCGGGGGCGCACCCCGCTAGAGCTGGCGGTGTGTCTGGGCCACCTTGAATCAACCCGTGTGCTGCTCCGACACTGCGCAGACCCGACGCACTGCAACGCGCAGAGTTGGACTA TTTTGCAGGAGGCAGTGAGCACAGGGGACCCCGAGCTTTGtcagctggtgctgcagtacaggGACTTCAAGCGAGCCACAGAGAGACTGGCTGGCATCCCAGAACTGCTCAACAAGCTAAGACTG GCCCGGGATTTTTACGTGGAGATGAAATGGGAGTTCACCAGTTGGG TACCCCTGGTCTCCAAGGTGTGTCCCAGTGATGTGTACCGTGTGTGGAAGAGTGGCTCGTGTCTGCGGGTTGACACCACTCTGCTGGGCTTCGAGCACATGACCTGGCTCAAGGGCCGTCGCAGCTACATCTTTAAGGGCGAAG AGAATGGTGCCATGGTGATGGAGGTGGACCATGACAAGCAGGTAGTGTACAccgagcctctgtctctctccccgcggGATGCCCCATCTCTCCTGGCAGCCATGCTGCCCACCCAGGAGAACACTGCCCAGAGACTCACCTCTCCCATCGTCtccacacacctcaacacacgcAACATCGCCTtcgagag GAACAAGTCTGGCATTTGGGGCTGGCGCTCTGAGAAGAGTGAGGCAGTCAGCGGCTACGAAGCAAAG GTATACAGCGCCACTAATGTGGAGTTGGTGACTCGGTCAAGAACAGAGCACCTGTCGGACCAGGACAAGTCCAAGAGCAAAG gcACCAAGACTCCTCTTCAGTCCTTCCTGGGGATAGCTGAGCAGCATACCGCTCATAATGGG AGTAATGTGTGTCAGTATGCCAGCCCCCATAACCCCACAGCCATCACAGCTGAGGAATACTTTGACCCAGAGTTCCAACTCAACGAACGAGACATCGGACGCCCTGTGGAGCTCACCAGCAAGGTCCAGAG GTTTAAGGCCCATCTGTGGTTGAGTGAGGCTCACCCTCTGTCATTGGCTGAGCAGGTCACGCCCATCATTGACCTAATGGCCATCTCTAACGCCCACTTTGCCAAACTACGTGATTTCATCACCCTGAGCCTGCCCCCTGGCTTCCCTGTCAAAATAG agaTCCCTCTGTTCCATGTGTTAAATGCTAGAGTGACCTTCAGTAACCTGTGTGGCTGTGATGACCCTGTCAGCTCTGTCACTGTACACACACCAGAGGAGGCCCCCGAGGCTG GGCAGGCCCCCCCTCCCTTTCACTGCGAGGTGGACCCCTCTGTTTTTCAACCACCCCCGGACTACACCACTCTTGGTCCGGGCCGCAGCGAGCCAATGAGAGATGAGGATGATAACTTGCTGCAGTTTGCCATCCAGCAGAGCCTATTAGATGCAGGGACAGAAAGCGACCAG TCACCACTGTATGAGGACGACTCTCAGCTGGAGAG GGTGATCCAGGAGTCCATGTCGATCTCATTGGCTGGTGGTGAGGAAGGAGATCCCGCATCTCCCCTGTCAGTCTCTCCGTCGGACCCCGGAGCCAactcccctccctcctacagctCAGTGGCTGAGCCCCGGATGCCGGGAGCGTTTTCCGTGGTGAACAGCTTTGACGAGCAGCTACGCATCGCCATGGAACTCTCGTGCAGGGAGCAGGAAAaaatggacag GGTGAGGCAGCAGGAAGCggaggagctggagaggatcCTTCAGCTTTCGCTCTTAGAGAAGTAG
- the LOC118363495 gene encoding ankyrin repeat domain-containing protein 13D-like isoform X1, with protein sequence MAQEAFPLHFLVWNNQYIELERELQQNEENVERLDPRGRTPLELAVCLGHLESTRVLLRHCADPTHCNAQSWTILQEAVSTGDPELCQLVLQYRDFKRATERLAGIPELLNKLRLARDFYVEMKWEFTSWVPLVSKVCPSDVYRVWKSGSCLRVDTTLLGFEHMTWLKGRRSYIFKGEENGAMVMEVDHDKQVVYTEPLSLSPRDAPSLLAAMLPTQENTAQRLTSPIVSTHLNTRNIAFERNKSGIWGWRSEKSEAVSGYEAKVYSATNVELVTRSRTEHLSDQDKSKSKGTKTPLQSFLGIAEQHTAHNGSNVCQYASPHNPTAITAEEYFDPEFQLNERDIGRPVELTSKVQRFKAHLWLSEAHPLSLAEQVTPIIDLMAISNAHFAKLRDFITLSLPPGFPVKIEIPLFHVLNARVTFSNLCGCDDPVSSVTVHTPEEAPEAGQAPPPFHCEVDPSVFQPPPDYTTLGPGRSEPMRDEDDNLLQFAIQQSLLDAGTESDQVTIWEALTNSRPVSGHIQSPLYEDDSQLERVIQESMSISLAGGEEGDPASPLSVSPSDPGANSPPSYSSVAEPRMPGAFSVVNSFDEQLRIAMELSCREQEKMDRVRQQEAEELERILQLSLLEK encoded by the exons ATGGCTCAAGAGGCGTTTCCTTTACATTTTCTGGTTTGGAACAACCAATACATTGAGCTTGAACGGGAACTACAGCAAAACGAG GAGAATGTGGAGCGTTTAGATCCGCGGGGGCGCACCCCGCTAGAGCTGGCGGTGTGTCTGGGCCACCTTGAATCAACCCGTGTGCTGCTCCGACACTGCGCAGACCCGACGCACTGCAACGCGCAGAGTTGGACTA TTTTGCAGGAGGCAGTGAGCACAGGGGACCCCGAGCTTTGtcagctggtgctgcagtacaggGACTTCAAGCGAGCCACAGAGAGACTGGCTGGCATCCCAGAACTGCTCAACAAGCTAAGACTG GCCCGGGATTTTTACGTGGAGATGAAATGGGAGTTCACCAGTTGGG TACCCCTGGTCTCCAAGGTGTGTCCCAGTGATGTGTACCGTGTGTGGAAGAGTGGCTCGTGTCTGCGGGTTGACACCACTCTGCTGGGCTTCGAGCACATGACCTGGCTCAAGGGCCGTCGCAGCTACATCTTTAAGGGCGAAG AGAATGGTGCCATGGTGATGGAGGTGGACCATGACAAGCAGGTAGTGTACAccgagcctctgtctctctccccgcggGATGCCCCATCTCTCCTGGCAGCCATGCTGCCCACCCAGGAGAACACTGCCCAGAGACTCACCTCTCCCATCGTCtccacacacctcaacacacgcAACATCGCCTtcgagag GAACAAGTCTGGCATTTGGGGCTGGCGCTCTGAGAAGAGTGAGGCAGTCAGCGGCTACGAAGCAAAG GTATACAGCGCCACTAATGTGGAGTTGGTGACTCGGTCAAGAACAGAGCACCTGTCGGACCAGGACAAGTCCAAGAGCAAAG gcACCAAGACTCCTCTTCAGTCCTTCCTGGGGATAGCTGAGCAGCATACCGCTCATAATGGG AGTAATGTGTGTCAGTATGCCAGCCCCCATAACCCCACAGCCATCACAGCTGAGGAATACTTTGACCCAGAGTTCCAACTCAACGAACGAGACATCGGACGCCCTGTGGAGCTCACCAGCAAGGTCCAGAG GTTTAAGGCCCATCTGTGGTTGAGTGAGGCTCACCCTCTGTCATTGGCTGAGCAGGTCACGCCCATCATTGACCTAATGGCCATCTCTAACGCCCACTTTGCCAAACTACGTGATTTCATCACCCTGAGCCTGCCCCCTGGCTTCCCTGTCAAAATAG agaTCCCTCTGTTCCATGTGTTAAATGCTAGAGTGACCTTCAGTAACCTGTGTGGCTGTGATGACCCTGTCAGCTCTGTCACTGTACACACACCAGAGGAGGCCCCCGAGGCTG GGCAGGCCCCCCCTCCCTTTCACTGCGAGGTGGACCCCTCTGTTTTTCAACCACCCCCGGACTACACCACTCTTGGTCCGGGCCGCAGCGAGCCAATGAGAGATGAGGATGATAACTTGCTGCAGTTTGCCATCCAGCAGAGCCTATTAGATGCAGGGACAGAAAGCGACCAG GTGACTATATGGGAAGCTTTGACTAACAGTCGTCCTGTTTCTGGGCACATACAGTCACCACTGTATGAGGACGACTCTCAGCTGGAGAG GGTGATCCAGGAGTCCATGTCGATCTCATTGGCTGGTGGTGAGGAAGGAGATCCCGCATCTCCCCTGTCAGTCTCTCCGTCGGACCCCGGAGCCAactcccctccctcctacagctCAGTGGCTGAGCCCCGGATGCCGGGAGCGTTTTCCGTGGTGAACAGCTTTGACGAGCAGCTACGCATCGCCATGGAACTCTCGTGCAGGGAGCAGGAAAaaatggacag GGTGAGGCAGCAGGAAGCggaggagctggagaggatcCTTCAGCTTTCGCTCTTAGAGAAGTAG